Proteins encoded in a region of the Brachyhypopomus gauderio isolate BG-103 unplaced genomic scaffold, BGAUD_0.2 sc74, whole genome shotgun sequence genome:
- the ube2d4 gene encoding ubiquitin-conjugating enzyme E2 D4 yields MALKRIQKELTDLQRDPPAQCSAGPVGEDLFHWQATIMGPNDSPYQGGVFFLTIHFPTDYPFKPPKVAFTTKIYHPNINSNGSICLDILRSQWSPALTVSKVLLSICSLLCDPNPDDPLVPEIAHTYKADREKYNRLAREWTQKYAM; encoded by the exons ATGGCGTTGAAACGAATCCAAAAG GAGCTGACGGACCTACAGAGGGATCCACCTGCTCAGTGTTCAGCAGGACCAGTGGGAGAAGACT TGTTTCACTGGCAAGCCACAATAATGGGCCCG AATGACAGCCCTTACCAGGGCGGAGTTTTCTTCCTCACCATCCATTTCCCCACCGACTACCCCTTCAAACCTCCAAAG GTGGCGTTCACGACGAAGATCTACCACCCCAACATCAACAGCAACGGCAGCATCTGTCTGGACATCCTGCGGTCCCAGTGGAGTCCCGCCCTCACCGTGTCCAAAG TCCTCCTCTCCATCTGCTCCCTGTTATGTGATCCAAACCCAGACGACCCTCTAGTGCCTGAGATTgctcacacatacaaagctgACAGAGAAAA ATACAACAGATTAGCAAGAGAATGGACACAGAAATATGCGATGTGA
- the dbnlb gene encoding drebrin-like b isoform X1 — translation MAVNLSKNGPALTAAYKEVVDEKSDTDWALFTYEGNTNDIRLASKGDGGLEELVEELNSGKVMYAFCRVQDPNSGLPKYVLINWTGEGVKDARKGLCANHVSSMANFLKGAHVTINARAEEDVEPESIMQKVAKASGANYNFHKESSRFRDTGPQGPVGSVYQKTNAMSEIKRTNKDNFWAQAEKDEEKRRQEEKLKAEQELSRLEKERKTREADEAAQRERKAKERASQIDQQRRYQQQLEAETQSQKKQQLEEEPAAPPKGYRRAVSVEKANEAAALISQRSVNPREMFQQREKGMTPSSSDPAPSSPQPGRLKSPFLSKLPCEPEPSRSPVCPGSPVRVAEIKPEENPKSEYEEPEPADEEYEDVLPVREQFNAHATEKQLPVYETPPEPDNIYEEPPQVEEQNTCEDMGDRGISARALYDYQAADDTEISFDPDDIITGIEMIDEGWWRGYGPDGHFGMFPANYVELI, via the exons ATGGCTGTGAATTTGAGCAAGAACGGGCCCGCTCTCACGGCGGCGTACAAGGAGGTGGTGGATGAGAAATCCGACACGGACTG GGCCTTGTTTACCTATGAGGGAAACACCAATGACATCCGCCTGGCATCCAAAGGGG atgggggtttggaggagctggtggaggagttGAACAGTGGGAAGGTGATGTATGCCTTCTGCCGGGTCCAAGACCCGAACTCTGGCCTTCCAAAATACGTCCTGATCAACTGG actggTGAGGGTGTGAAAGACGCTAGGAAAGGACTGTGTGCTAACCACGTTAGCTCCATGGCGAACTTCCTGAAG GGTGCACATGTGACCATTAATGCCCGTGCAGAAGAGGACGTGGAGCCTGAATCCATCATGCAGAAAGTGGCCAAGGCCTCAGGAGCCAATTACAACTTCCACAAAGAGTCCAGTCGCTTCCGGGACACTGGACCTCAGGGGCCTGTG GGGTCGGTGTATCAGAAGACCAACGCCATGTCTGAGATCAAAAGGACCAATAAGGACAACTTCTGGGCACAGGCCGAG AAAGACGAGGAGAAGCGTCGTCAGGAGGAGAAGCTGAAGGCGGAGCAGGAGCTGTCGCGtctggagaaggagaggaagacgCGTGAGGCAGACGAGGCagctcagagagagaggaaggccaAGGAGAGAGCCTCGCAGATCGACCAGCAGAG gaGGTACCAGCAGCAGCTTGAGGCAGAGACTCAGAGCCAGAAAAAACAACAGCTG gaggaGGAGCCAGCAGCACCACCCAAAGGCTACAGACGTGCTGTGTCCGTGGAGAAAGCCAAC gaGGCCGCAGCTCTGATCTCCCAGCGTTCTGTGAATCCCAGAGAAATGTTCCAACAGAGGGAAAAAGGCATGACGCCCAGCAGCTCAGACCCCGCCCCTTCCAGCCCACAGCCAG GGCGCTTGAAAAGCCCTTTTCTGTCTAAGCTGCCTTGTGAGCCCGAGCCATCTCGCTCTCCTGTTTGCCCAGGCTCACCTGTACGAgttgcag AGATAAAACCTGAGGAGAATCCCAAATCTGAATATGAGGAACCTGAGCCAGCAGATGAGGAGTATGAAG atGTTCTTCCAGTCAGGGAGCAGTTCAACGCCCATGCGACAGAGAAACAGCTACCAGTGTACGAGACGCCGCCAGAGCCAGACAACATCTATGAGGAGCCaccgcag GTGGAGGAACAGAACACGTGTGAGGACATGGGTGATCGTGGAATAAGTGCTCGAGCACTTTATGACTATCaggctg CTGATGACACGGAGATCTCTTTTGATCCGGATGATATCATCACTGGCATTGAAATGATCGATGAAGGCTGGTGGAGAGGCTACGGTCCTGATGGCCATTTTGGAATGTTCCCAGCCAATTATGTTGAGCTAATATAA
- the dbnlb gene encoding drebrin-like b isoform X2 encodes MAVNLSKNGPALTAAYKEVVDEKSDTDWALFTYEGNTNDIRLASKGDGGLEELVEELNSGKVMYAFCRVQDPNSGLPKYVLINWTGEGVKDARKGLCANHVSSMANFLKGAHVTINARAEEDVEPESIMQKVAKASGANYNFHKESSRFRDTGPQGPVGSVYQKTNAMSEIKRTNKDNFWAQAEKDEEKRRQEEKLKAEQELSRLEKERKTREADEAAQRERKAKERASQIDQQRRYQQQLEAETQSQKKQQLEEEPAAPPKGYRRAVSVEKANEAAALISQRSVNPREMFQQREKGMTPSSSDPAPSSPQPEIKPEENPKSEYEEPEPADEEYEDVLPVREQFNAHATEKQLPVYETPPEPDNIYEEPPQVEEQNTCEDMGDRGISARALYDYQAADDTEISFDPDDIITGIEMIDEGWWRGYGPDGHFGMFPANYVELI; translated from the exons ATGGCTGTGAATTTGAGCAAGAACGGGCCCGCTCTCACGGCGGCGTACAAGGAGGTGGTGGATGAGAAATCCGACACGGACTG GGCCTTGTTTACCTATGAGGGAAACACCAATGACATCCGCCTGGCATCCAAAGGGG atgggggtttggaggagctggtggaggagttGAACAGTGGGAAGGTGATGTATGCCTTCTGCCGGGTCCAAGACCCGAACTCTGGCCTTCCAAAATACGTCCTGATCAACTGG actggTGAGGGTGTGAAAGACGCTAGGAAAGGACTGTGTGCTAACCACGTTAGCTCCATGGCGAACTTCCTGAAG GGTGCACATGTGACCATTAATGCCCGTGCAGAAGAGGACGTGGAGCCTGAATCCATCATGCAGAAAGTGGCCAAGGCCTCAGGAGCCAATTACAACTTCCACAAAGAGTCCAGTCGCTTCCGGGACACTGGACCTCAGGGGCCTGTG GGGTCGGTGTATCAGAAGACCAACGCCATGTCTGAGATCAAAAGGACCAATAAGGACAACTTCTGGGCACAGGCCGAG AAAGACGAGGAGAAGCGTCGTCAGGAGGAGAAGCTGAAGGCGGAGCAGGAGCTGTCGCGtctggagaaggagaggaagacgCGTGAGGCAGACGAGGCagctcagagagagaggaaggccaAGGAGAGAGCCTCGCAGATCGACCAGCAGAG gaGGTACCAGCAGCAGCTTGAGGCAGAGACTCAGAGCCAGAAAAAACAACAGCTG gaggaGGAGCCAGCAGCACCACCCAAAGGCTACAGACGTGCTGTGTCCGTGGAGAAAGCCAAC gaGGCCGCAGCTCTGATCTCCCAGCGTTCTGTGAATCCCAGAGAAATGTTCCAACAGAGGGAAAAAGGCATGACGCCCAGCAGCTCAGACCCCGCCCCTTCCAGCCCACAGCCAG AGATAAAACCTGAGGAGAATCCCAAATCTGAATATGAGGAACCTGAGCCAGCAGATGAGGAGTATGAAG atGTTCTTCCAGTCAGGGAGCAGTTCAACGCCCATGCGACAGAGAAACAGCTACCAGTGTACGAGACGCCGCCAGAGCCAGACAACATCTATGAGGAGCCaccgcag GTGGAGGAACAGAACACGTGTGAGGACATGGGTGATCGTGGAATAAGTGCTCGAGCACTTTATGACTATCaggctg CTGATGACACGGAGATCTCTTTTGATCCGGATGATATCATCACTGGCATTGAAATGATCGATGAAGGCTGGTGGAGAGGCTACGGTCCTGATGGCCATTTTGGAATGTTCCCAGCCAATTATGTTGAGCTAATATAA